In a single window of the Drosophila subpulchrella strain 33 F10 #4 breed RU33 chromosome X, RU_Dsub_v1.1 Primary Assembly, whole genome shotgun sequence genome:
- the LOC119556075 gene encoding ADP,ATP carrier protein — MGKDFDAVGFVKDFAAGGISAAVSKTAVAPIERVKLLLQVQHISKQISPDKQYKGMVDCFIRIPKEQGFSSFWRGNLANVIRYFPTQALNFAFKDKYKQVFLGGVDKNTQFWRYFAGNLASGGAAGATSLCFVYPLDFARTRLAADTGKGGAREFTGLGNCLTKIFKSDGLVGLYRGFGVSVQGIIIYRAAYFGFYDTARGMLPDPKNTPIYISWAIAQAVTTVAGIVSYPFDTVRRRMMMQSGRKATEIIYKNTLHCWGTIAKQEGTGAFFKGAFSNVLRGTGGAFVLVLYDEIKKFL, encoded by the exons ATGGGCAAGGATTTTGATGCTGTTGGATTCGTCAAGGATTTCGCTGCCGGAGGCATCTCCGCAGCCGTCTCCAAGACTGCCGTCGCCCCCATTGAGCGTGTGAAACTGCTCCTGCAGGTTCAGCACATCTCGAAACAAATCAGCCCCGACAAGCAGTACAAGGGCATGGTTGATTGCTTTATCCGCATTCCAAAGGAACAGGGATTCTCGTCGTTCTGGCGCGGTAACTTGGCCAACGTCATCAGATACTTCCCGACCCAGGCTCTGAACTTTGCCTTCAAGGACAAGTACAAGCAG GTCTTCCTGGGAGGTGTTGACAAGAACACCCAGTTCTGGCGTTACTTCGCCGGCAACTTGGCCTCCGGTGGTGCCGCTGGTGCTACCTCTCTGTGCTTTGTCTACCCCTTGGACTTTGCCCGTACTCG CTTGGCTGCTGATACCGGCAAGGGAGGTGCTCGCGAGTTCACCGGTCTGGGCAACTGCTTGACCAAGATCTTCAAGAGCGACGGCCTCGTTGGTCTGTACCGCGGCTTCGGTGTGTCTGTCCAGGGCATCATCATCTACCGTGCCGCCTACTTCGGCTTCTACGATACCGCTCGCGGCATGCTGCCCGACCCCAAGAACACACCCATCTACATCAGCTGGGCCATCGCCCAGGCTGTGACAACCGTCGCTGGCATCGTGTCCTATCCCTTCGATACCGTGCGTCGTCGCATGATGATGCAGTCGGGTCGCAAGGCCACCGAGATCATCTACAAGAACACACTGCACTGCTGGGGCACCATTGCCAAGCAGGAGGGCACCGGTGCCTTCTTCAAGGGCGCCTTCTCCAACGTTCTCAGAGGCACTGGCGGCGCTTTCGTGCTTGTGTTGTACGATGAGATCAAGAAGTTcttgtaa
- the LOC119556852 gene encoding ADP,ATP carrier protein: MGDEGGGGGHGKGDLKSFLMDFMMGGVSAAIAKTAVAPIERVKLILQVQEVSKQIAADQRYKGIIDCFVRIPKEQGFSSFWRGNLANVIRYFPTQALNFAFKDVYKSVFLGGVDKHKQFWRHFAGNLASGGAAGATSLCFVYPLDFARTRLAADVGKGGSREFNGLIDCLMKVIKSDGPIGLYRGFIVSVQGIIIYRAAYFGFYDTCRDFLPNPKSTPFYVSWAIAQVVTTVAGIASYPFDTVRRRMMMQSGLKKSEMIYKNTAHCWMVIAKQEGTGAFFKGALSNIIRGTGGALVLAIYDEMKKYF; encoded by the exons ATGGGTGATGAAGGCGGTGGCGGCGGACATGGAAAAGGCGACCTCAAGTCCTTCCTCATGGACTTTATGATGGGCGGCGTTTCGGCGGCGATTGCCAAGACGGCGGTGGCGCCCATCGAGCGTGTGAAGCTCATCCTGCAGGTGCAGGAGGTCTCCAAGCAGATCGCGGCGGATCAGCGATACAAGGGCATAATCGATTGCTTCGTTCGCATTCCCAAGGAGCAGGGATTCTCGTCCTTCTGGCGCGGCAACTTGGCCAACGTGATCCGATACTTTCCCACGCAGGCCCTCAACTTTGCCTTCAAGGATGTGTACAAATCG GTCTTCCTCGGCGGCGTGGACAAGCACAAGCAGTTTTGGCGCCACTTTGCAGGTAACTTGGCCTCCGGCGGTGCAGCAGGTGCCACATCTCTATGCTTCGTTTATCCCCTGGACTTTGCCCGAACCCG TTTGGCCGCCGACGTGGGCAAGGGCGGTAGTCGGGAGTTCAACGGCCTGATCGACTGCCTGATGAAGGTGATAAAGAGTGACGGCCCCATTGGCCTGTATCGCGGCTTCATAGTATCGGTGCAGGGCATCATCATCTACCGAGCGGCCTACTTTGGATTCTACGACACGTGCCGCGACTTCTTGCCGAATCCCAAGAGCACACCCTTCTACGTGAGCTGGGCCATCGCCCAGGTGGTCACCACCGTGGCCGGCATTGCGTCCTATCCCTTCGACACGGTGCGTCGTCGCATGATGATGCAGTCGGGCCTGAAGAAGTCCGAGATGATCTACAAGAACACGGCCCACTGCTGGATGGTGATTGCCAAGCAGGAGGGCACCGGCGCCTTCTTCAAGGGCGCCCTATCGAACATCATCCGCGGCACGGGCGGCGCCTTGGTTCTCGCGATCTACGACGAGATGAAGAAGTACTTTTAG
- the LOC119556853 gene encoding uncharacterized protein LOC119556853 isoform X1 has translation MVETVVNIERTTTTTTSGPPGGANPTAGGDGGFWNGIRLNIDYFRTIPGIIKIVQFVLGIICMALASPPIYFATSFFMFVIVISFIHTILLIAAYFLGIREASNVAVNWIFSELITTAVLTLLYFIGFIVELARWSDSTVKGAGSYTAAGVFGLFNFLAYGAGTYFLFLAHRSGATH, from the exons ATGGTCGAGACCGTGGTCAATATCGAGCgcaccacaacaacaaccacgAGCGGACCGCCCGGTGGGGCGAACCCGACCGCTGGCGGCGATGGCGGTTTCTGGAACGGCATCCGCCTCAACATCGACTATTTCCGCACCATTCCGGGCATTATCAAAATTGTCCAATTC GTGCTGGGCATTATCTGCATGGCTCTGGCGTCTCCTCCCATATACTTTGCCACCTCTTTCTTCATGTTCGTAATCGTAATATCATTTATCCACACCATTCTACTCATCGCCGCTTACTTTCTGGGCATTCGGGAGGCCAGCAACGTAGCTGTCAACTGGATATTCTCG GAACTTATCACCACCGCCGTGCTTACTCTACTGTACTTCATCGGTTTTATCGTTGAACTGGCCAGATGGTCGGATTCTACAGTAAAGGGTGCCGGTTCTTACACTGCCGCCGGAGTCTTTGGCCTCTTCAATTTCCTTGCCTACGGGGCGGGCACATACTTCCTGTTCCTTGCCCACAGATCCGGAGCCACACACTAA
- the LOC119556853 gene encoding uncharacterized protein LOC119556853 isoform X2 has product MVLGIICMALASPPIYFATSFFMFVIVISFIHTILLIAAYFLGIREASNVAVNWIFSELITTAVLTLLYFIGFIVELARWSDSTVKGAGSYTAAGVFGLFNFLAYGAGTYFLFLAHRSGATH; this is encoded by the exons ATG GTGCTGGGCATTATCTGCATGGCTCTGGCGTCTCCTCCCATATACTTTGCCACCTCTTTCTTCATGTTCGTAATCGTAATATCATTTATCCACACCATTCTACTCATCGCCGCTTACTTTCTGGGCATTCGGGAGGCCAGCAACGTAGCTGTCAACTGGATATTCTCG GAACTTATCACCACCGCCGTGCTTACTCTACTGTACTTCATCGGTTTTATCGTTGAACTGGCCAGATGGTCGGATTCTACAGTAAAGGGTGCCGGTTCTTACACTGCCGCCGGAGTCTTTGGCCTCTTCAATTTCCTTGCCTACGGGGCGGGCACATACTTCCTGTTCCTTGCCCACAGATCCGGAGCCACACACTAA